CGGCTCCACCGACTCTCGTACTCGCGCTGTCGCTCTTCGGGCGACACCTCGAGGGCCGACTGCTCGTTGCGCTCGACCACGAAGCCCACGCGCGATTCGCGGGCCTGGCGCCGGAATTCCGGATAGTTCGACTTCACCCGACGCTCGTATTCCGAGTCCAGGGGGGCGTTCCGCGCCGGGATGCTGAAGTTCGGGGTCCGCTGGAAGACGAAGAGCCGGGCCGCTTGCCTGGCGATGATGGGGATCGACTGGATGGCGGAGGAACCCGTGCCGATGACCCCGACCCGCTGACCGGTGAAGTCGACCCCTTCGTGCGGCCAATGCCCGGTGTGATACCACGTGCCCTCGAAGGTCTCGAGGCCCTTGATCTTTGGCACCTGCGCGTCGGACAGGCAGCCCGTGGCCATGATGCAGAACTGCGCCGACACGCGGTCGCCGCGGTCGGTCTGGATCGCCCAGCGATTCGTGGCCTCGTCGAAGACCGCCGCGGTCACCCGTGTCTCGAGCTGAATGTCGCGGCGCAGGTCGAAGCGATCGGCCACGTGATTGATGTACGACAGGATTTCCGGCTGGGAGGCGTATCGCTCCGTCCACTTCCATTCCTGCTGGAGGTCGTCCGAGAAGGAGTACGAGTAGTCCATGCTCTCGACGTCGCAGCGAGCGCCCGGGTAGCGGTTCCAGAACCACGTGCCGCCGATGCCGCGGCCCGCCTCGTACACCCGCGCGGAGAGCCCGAGCCCGCGCAGCCGGTGCAGCATGTAGAGCCCCGCGAACCCGGCCCCCACGATGACCGCGTCGAAGGCGCGGGCTGCGTTCTCCTCTTGCGGGACCTCGGACATCTCTTCCTCCTCCCGACGGGTCAGGTCTTACAATCCGACACGAGTTCGCTGGCCGAGCGTCTGTGCCCGCGGCGGCCCGCTAGGGTGTCACCTCGAGAGCCACGTCGCCGAGACCGTCGATGGCGAAGCGCACGCGGTCGCCCGGCGAGGGGAACTTGGTGGTGATGCTGCTACCCGTCATCACGATCATGCCTTGACCAAGCATGCGGCCGCGCCGGTTGATGAGGTTGGCCAGCCACGCCACCGCTTCGAAGGGATGGCCGAGGGCGTCGCCCGTCTTGCCCTGGCCGGCCGCCTCGTCGTTGAGCCAAGCGCGCGTCACCGCGCTCTCGAGATCGACTCCTCGCCACGCCGTCACCGGCGCCCCGAGCACCACGCCGCCATTCCAGGTGTTCTGGGCCACGAGGGTGAAGGCGTCGAGCGTCTTGTAGTCGGCTCCCCCGTCCTCCACCAGCTCGAAGGCGGGCAGGCAGGCAGCAACCCGGCCGGCCACCGACGCGCGCGTCCAGGGCCCGCCGCTCGACGGCAGATCGTCGGCGAGGCGCACCGCCACCTCGAACTCGACGCCGAGGTGGTGATAGGCGGCGAGGTCGATCCGCGCCGGCGAGGCGTGCACAACCGTCGAGAAGATGGCGCCGGCGGCAGGCTGGTCTACTCCGGTCATCTGCTGCATGGCCTTCGAGGTCAGGGCGATCTTCCAGCCGGCGATTTCGCCCCGCCCCGCCTCGGCCATGAGCCGGTGGAGCGCATCCTGGATGCGATAGGCGTCGTCGAGCGGCGCCGCGCGAAGGGTGGCCTCGAGGGGGCGGTAGCGAGCGCGCGTCCGATGCATCTCGAGGCACTCGCGGGCGGCGGCATCGACGGTCGCAGACGTCAGCATTGGTCCCCCGGGCTGCGGTCAGGTTTCACGGGCCGGCGTCGAAGCGTCTTCCTTGCGGAAGCCATGACTCGGTAGAAGAGACAATGACGAGTCGTGGCTTCCCTGGCTCTATCGGCCTGACGCGGGGATCGCTCGTCCCGACGCTCTTTTGAGGGTAGTTTCCCTGGCACGAGGAATGCTCAATTTGCCTCGTGAGGAGGAATCTACCCATGTCTCAACGCATCTTCCGGATCAACACGTGTTGGCTGGTATCCCTGGCCCTCATCTCCGGTCTCCTCGGGGCCTGTGTCACGTCGGAACCCGAGGTAAGGACCGCCGTGGTTCCAGCGAGTCAGACCGTAGCGTATCCAGGGGGACAGTACAAACTCTACGGGGGCGGCACGGCCGCGTCTCCCTATTACTGGGTGTGGATCCCGACGGGGGCGACGGCGCCGCAGCCGCCGCCAGTGCCCGGGAGTCCAGTGACGCAGACCGTGGCATATCCAGGGGGACAGTACCAGCGCTACGGAAGCGGCACGGCCGCGTCTCCGTACTACTGGGTCTGGGTCCCCACGGGCGCGGTGGTCTCGGCGCCACCGGTCCCGCCGGCACTGCCCGGGAGCCCAGTGACGCAGACCGTGGCATATCCAGCGGGACAGTACCAGCTCTACGGTAATGGCACGGCCGCGTCTCCGCACTATTGGGTATGGGTCCCGACGGGCGCGGCAGTCTCACCGGCGCCGGCCCCGCCGGCGCTGCCCGGGAGTCCAGTGACCCAGACCGTGGCATATCCAGGGGGACAGTATCAGCTCCAGGGTAACGGCACGGCCGCGTCTCCGTACTACTGGGTGTGGGTCCCCACGGGAGCCGCCACCGTTCCGCCGCCTCCGCCCCTGCCTCGCTAAAGCAGCGTGCCCGTTCTGTCGCGCATCGCGGGCCAGCGCGGCCCGCGATGGCGACACGGTGAGACGCGCGGCCGCGCGTGTCGAGGGCAAGATGTCTGCGTGAAGTGAGATGGCTACGGGAGCGGAGCCCACGGGATGAAGTGCCGCCCACCTTCATCCCTGCGGGAACCACCCGTTGCTCTGGCTTTTGCCGTCCTGGCTGACCCTAGAGCGATAGATCAAGACATCGAGCGTTGCTCATGATACCCCCTCTGACATCGCTGACCCCTGCCAGAGCCCCAACCAGAGATCAATTCGGTCGCGGGCAGTGTATATTTGGTGGTCCGGGCCTGAGCCCGGCTCCCTCATGAAGATCGGCCCCGTCGAGATCTCCGAGCTCTGCCGCCTGGCGCCCATGGCCGCCATCAGCAATGCGCCGTTTCGGCTCATCGCCAAGGAGTGCGGCAGCGGACTGACCACCACGGAGGAGATGGACGCCTTCTCGCTCCTCATGGAGACCCCGCGCGCTCACGACATGGCGGAGTACTACCCGCAGGAGCGCCCGCTGGCCATGCAGCTCCTGGGCAAGGACCCGCAGGCCCTCGTGCGCGCGGCCCTCTGCTGCGAGGAGCTGGGCGCCGACATCGTCGACCTCAACATGGGCTGCCCCATGCCCAAGATCACGAGCAAGGGCAAAGGCGCCGCCCTCATGAAGGACGTGCTCGGCACGGCGCGGCTGCTGCGCGCCATGCGCCAGAGCATCGCCGTCCCCTTCACCATCAAGATCCGCGGCGGCTGGGACGACGAGCACCTGAACGCCGTCGAGGTGGCCCGCATGGCCGAGGGGGAAGGCATCGACGCCATCACGGTGCACCCGCGCTCGCGCTCGCAGCGCTTCACGGGCAAGGCGCCGTGGGACATCATCGGCGAGGTCGTGCAGGCCGTGGGCATCCCCGTGACGGGCAATGGCGACGTTCACTCCATGGCGGAAGCGCGGCGCATGGTCGCGGAGACGGGCTGCCAGTCCGTGATGATCGGCCGGGGCGCCCTCGGCAGCCCGTGGATCTTCGACGAGGGCTTCGATGCCCTCTCCGCGGAGGAGCAGCGCGCATACAAGGACCGCGTCATTCGCCGCCACATGGCCCTCATCCAGGAGCATGGGGGCGAGCGGCACGCCTTCTCGCAGATGAAGAAGCACCTGGCCTGGTACACGGAAGGCCTCGCCCACGCCACGGACTGCCGCGCGCGTATCTTCCAGACGCGGAGCCCCGCCGAGGTCTGGGAGGTCTTCCAGGAATACTGGGAGGCCTCGGTCCGCCGTCCCGCCGCGCCGGCCGTCGTCTAGGCGTCCGGCGCGACGAGCTCTCCGCGTTGCTGGCTCGTCCAGGTCCGGGAGGCTGCTTCCTTCGCGCCATGCCCTCGACGCTCCTGCCAGGCGCGCTTGAAGTGACCCGCGAGGGCGCCCAACGCAGCGAGGCTGTCGAGCACGTTGTCGAAGGCTCCGGGTCGCCGGGCCATGCTGCGGAGAGTCGACCGGAGGAGCATGACTCCAGCGCACCGGTAGTGCCAGCGAGGGGCGCCGAAGAGGCGGGGCCCGCTCAGGGAACCGCCGGCGAGGGCCTGACCTTCAGCTTTGTCCCAGACCACCCGACGAAAATAGGCGCGGCGCAGACGGGCTCGCGGGATTCGATGAGAGACCGTCAGCCAGGGATCGTAGACGATCCGCCGGCCCTGCCGGAGCATTCGCCGCACGATATCGGTGTCTTCCTCGCAATAGCGCCTGCGGCCAACGGGCCCCAGCATGGTGTCGAAGCCGCCGAGCGACCGGAGCGCGTCGCGCCGGAAGACCATGTTGGCGCCCCAGACCTGCGGGTAGCGGGCACCTCCGACCCGAAGTATTTCCGGCTCGGTGAACTCCATGATGGCCAGATAGTCGAGCAATCGCTCGCTCTCGAGCAGCCAGGAGGGCGGCGCTGCTTCCCATCGCGGGAGGATGCGGCCACCGGCTCCGTCGGCGGCCCAGCGATCGAGGACCTCGGCCGCCGTGGCCACCCAGTCTACCGCGGGGGACACATCGTCATCCGTCAGCGCGATGACCGCACCGCGCGCCGCTTCGATTCCGAGATTCAGAGCCCGGCTCTTGCCCAACCGCGGCGCGAACAGGTAACGAAGACGACCTCGAGACCGCGCGGTCATGGCCTGCACCAGCGCGCGGGTTCCATCCGTGGATCGATTGTCCACCACGAGAACCTCCCAGCCG
This is a stretch of genomic DNA from Candidatus Methylomirabilota bacterium. It encodes these proteins:
- a CDS encoding NAD(P)/FAD-dependent oxidoreductase; translated protein: MSEVPQEENAARAFDAVIVGAGFAGLYMLHRLRGLGLSARVYEAGRGIGGTWFWNRYPGARCDVESMDYSYSFSDDLQQEWKWTERYASQPEILSYINHVADRFDLRRDIQLETRVTAAVFDEATNRWAIQTDRGDRVSAQFCIMATGCLSDAQVPKIKGLETFEGTWYHTGHWPHEGVDFTGQRVGVIGTGSSAIQSIPIIARQAARLFVFQRTPNFSIPARNAPLDSEYERRVKSNYPEFRRQARESRVGFVVERNEQSALEVSPEERQREYESRWSRGGLGFNASFADLLTDKAANDTAAEFFRAKIQAIVRDAAVAELLSPRDYPVGTKRLCVDTNYYDTFNRDNVTLVDLRRAPIEAITPHGLRTREAEYALDSLVFATGFDAMTGALLSIDIRGRMGKTLREKWAAGPRTYLGVATAGFPNLFTITGPGSPSVLSNMIVSIEQHVDWIADCLVYLRDHDHEAIEANLEAEDEWVAHVNEVGHATLYPLASSWYMGANVPGKPRIFMPYVGGVGAYRQKCDDVAGKGYEGFTLIA
- a CDS encoding glycosyltransferase; its protein translation is MTRPVAISVIVATHNRAPLLRETLDALLAQATPAGLGWEVLVVDNRSTDGTRALVQAMTARSRGRLRYLFAPRLGKSRALNLGIEAARGAVIALTDDDVSPAVDWVATAAEVLDRWAADGAGGRILPRWEAAPPSWLLESERLLDYLAIMEFTEPEILRVGGARYPQVWGANMVFRRDALRSLGGFDTMLGPVGRRRYCEEDTDIVRRMLRQGRRIVYDPWLTVSHRIPRARLRRAYFRRVVWDKAEGQALAGGSLSGPRLFGAPRWHYRCAGVMLLRSTLRSMARRPGAFDNVLDSLAALGALAGHFKRAWQERRGHGAKEAASRTWTSQQRGELVAPDA
- the dusB gene encoding tRNA dihydrouridine synthase DusB; protein product: MKIGPVEISELCRLAPMAAISNAPFRLIAKECGSGLTTTEEMDAFSLLMETPRAHDMAEYYPQERPLAMQLLGKDPQALVRAALCCEELGADIVDLNMGCPMPKITSKGKGAALMKDVLGTARLLRAMRQSIAVPFTIKIRGGWDDEHLNAVEVARMAEGEGIDAITVHPRSRSQRFTGKAPWDIIGEVVQAVGIPVTGNGDVHSMAEARRMVAETGCQSVMIGRGALGSPWIFDEGFDALSAEEQRAYKDRVIRRHMALIQEHGGERHAFSQMKKHLAWYTEGLAHATDCRARIFQTRSPAEVWEVFQEYWEASVRRPAAPAVV
- a CDS encoding fumarylacetoacetate hydrolase family protein, yielding MLTSATVDAAARECLEMHRTRARYRPLEATLRAAPLDDAYRIQDALHRLMAEAGRGEIAGWKIALTSKAMQQMTGVDQPAAGAIFSTVVHASPARIDLAAYHHLGVEFEVAVRLADDLPSSGGPWTRASVAGRVAACLPAFELVEDGGADYKTLDAFTLVAQNTWNGGVVLGAPVTAWRGVDLESAVTRAWLNDEAAGQGKTGDALGHPFEAVAWLANLINRRGRMLGQGMIVMTGSSITTKFPSPGDRVRFAIDGLGDVALEVTP